From the genome of Nicotiana sylvestris chromosome 1, ASM39365v2, whole genome shotgun sequence:
ATGTGAAGAAAATGGTACCTGTCCTGGCATAACCTCTCCGTTAGTACCACTAATGTTAATTCCAGCATACAGACAAGCCTTGTAGTGAGCATCTGATATATCACGGCCAAATGACTTATCCGCTCCAGCACCACAGTAGTAAGGACCCTAAAGTTTCCATGATGATAAAATAGTTATGGGACTGATAAAGGTTGCACTTGTGGTGGATGATTTTTGAGCTGCCGATCATTCTATTGTGCAAAACAACTATTACCTGAGGTCCGGGGTAGCCTCCAACAGGCCAACCTAAAGGCCACTTCACATTTTGTTGGAGTAAGGTGTACTCTTGTTCTATTCCGAACCTAGTCAACACCAATTGCTAGACAATATTAGCAATATgatattaaaattcaaaaacAGGGAGGAAGAAGAAAACATGACACGATACAACAACATATACTCTTTTGATCCCATTTTCAGTGAGAGAAAAAATGATTTGCATTAACATCAAGAAATGATTGTTTCGTTTTCATCATCCATCAGTTAAAAGAGTTTTCTTTTCGAAACAGTTAAAAGAGTTAAGAAGCAGATATTGAATATTGCTTAGCATTTATGCACAAGAAAACACAATGTCTTAGTAAAGTCATTTTCGAGGAAGTTTGTGAATGTGGTTTTACTCAATTAGTGAAGGATAAGCAATAttaattttgttgttttgttCAAAGGGAATAGTTGGTATTCTCTTATTCTAGGGACACAGAAAAAATAAtgcagaagaaaaaaaattaaacagtACATAAAACTAGTGAAGTGAGGCAGATGAATTTAAAGTTACCATGGAACTTCAGATACAACTTTTGAGTCGCTAAAAATCTGAGCAGCTTTATGGCGTTTGTTTGATGGAATTGGCTCTCCAGCTGGTGTGTAGGCATCACAGATAACCTGTTTCAATTTACATAAACAAtaacgccaaacttcaaaaccaATGAGATCAAATATTCAGTAGAACATCATGAATGAGTATTGTTAACTAACAAACTCACCAAGATGTTGTTACCACCACGGAAAGGGTCTTTAAATATTGCCTGAGGGCTGATGTAAAATGATATGAGGTTAGcttttgaaagaaaaacaaaaaaacaaaaaggaagagtgtaagaaaggaaaaatcttcaaaaagaagaaaaaattcaTTTGCTGATCTTACTATAGAATGACTTCACTGTCTTCTCCAGGTGCTTGTCCAGTACTTGATCCATCGTAGTTCCACTTTGGGAGCTCAGAAGCATGCTTGACTGGCTTTGAAATAGTCTGaaaatttaaatgcaagaaattAAGAGACGATTCATGACAAAATATAAATTCAGTTTCTCAAACTTTCATTGATTAAGTAAAGAAGCAGCATTATGTACCCTTGATTTACTGCGCATGTCAATTCCAGATCCTCCGATCCTGTTTTTAAGGAAACGAAATAGGGTCAGTCTGGCCACAAAGAACTAGCTGTAAAAAGGCAGTGAAAGTGAAAAGATAATGATAATGGTCACAACCCTTAATTCCCTACTATTTTAGTTTGAAAGTTTTATCTGAATAATTCAAATTTATAAACCTTTCGAGTGAAATGTTGAATAAACAGTAAGATGTGTGTATAGGAAAGAATCAAATACCAAATATATTCAGCAATGATCTTGTCAGTGTATGGAGTTACGTCCAAGTTTAGCAGCTGTTCCACTCTGTTCACAGTGCCACTATCAGATTGGAGAGCAAAGACTCTAAATTTGGCAGAGCTTTTAACAGCAAGTCTTTTATTCTGCTTCAACACCACAGAACTCCACATCTTTGAAGTCAAGGGATTAGCATCTGTTGAGCTCTTTGTCATTCTCATCTGCCATTGTGCAGATGGAGCCAAGATCTGAGCCATCTTCACCTAACCAACTGAAATGTAATAACAAGACAAGGAACTTTAGCACCAAAGT
Proteins encoded in this window:
- the LOC104223804 gene encoding glutamine synthetase, chloroplastic, with protein sequence MAQILAPSAQWQMRMTKSSTDANPLTSKMWSSVVLKQNKRLAVKSSAKFRVFALQSDSGTVNRVEQLLNLDVTPYTDKIIAEYIWIGGSGIDMRSKSRTISKPVKHASELPKWNYDGSSTGQAPGEDSEVILYPQAIFKDPFRGGNNILVICDAYTPAGEPIPSNKRHKAAQIFSDSKVVSEVPWFGIEQEYTLLQQNVKWPLGWPVGGYPGPQGPYYCGAGADKSFGRDISDAHYKACLYAGINISGTNGEVMPGQWEFQVGPSVGIEAGDHIWCARYILERITEQAGVVLSLDPKPIEGDWNGAGCHTNYSTLSMREEGGFEVIKKAILNLSLRHKEHISAYGEGNERRLTGKHETASIDKFSWGVANRGASIRVGRDTEKQGKGYLEDRRPASNMDPYVVTGLLAETTILWEPTLEAEALAAQKLALNV